Within Syntrophales bacterium, the genomic segment ATATATCAACATTACCGGTTACAGGGCTATCTACCCCTTTGCGCGCAGCAGCTTCTTTACTAAGGGCACAGTCTATATCTAAAGGACCCTCTATTATGGCACTGCCAAACTGACGTCTTTCTCCCATTTTGGAAAGTATAGCCGCGTCAATGGTAGAAGGTATGTTGGGGTTTACCTGCTCTATTGAAGAAAGGATCGCTACGTTGGGTTTTTCCATACCTAAGAGCCGGGCGAGTTTCAGTGCATTTTGAAGTATTTGTTGTTTTTCAACGAGGGTTGGTTCGTTGTTTATGAACGTATCGGTAACAATGATAAGTTTTTCTCTTTTCAAAAGTGAAAAAACTGATGCGTAACTTAATATAGTGCCCTTTTGAGCCAATTTGGTATCTTTTCCAAGAACTGTTTCGAAAAAATCACCGTTGTTGTTTTCACCCTGTATTAAAGCATAACCATTGTTATTTAAAACCAGTTCTATGCCCTGGGCAACAGCCTCATGTTTGGTGCCTGTTACTTCATAAGCGACTTTATCTGAGGGTAGTGAAGAGGCCACAGAGCTTATCAGACGGGATTCCCCCAGCAGGAGAACTTTGGATACGATGTTTTCTGAAATTGCATTACGTAAGACAGGAATATCCGATTCACCTGGATTTGCTAAAACTGCACAGCTCAAAGGTTTTTTCTTTGCTGATATAATTAGGTCTGCAAAAGTTTTTATCATTTATCCTACCTCCCCTTCCATTCTGCTCGCAAGGGACACACACATCGCCAATTGCTGTACAATGTTGTC encodes:
- a CDS encoding phosphate acyltransferase encodes the protein MIKTFADLIISAKKKPLSCAVLANPGESDIPVLRNAISENIVSKVLLLGESRLISSVASSLPSDKVAYEVTGTKHEAVAQGIELVLNNNGYALIQGENNNGDFFETVLGKDTKLAQKGTILSYASVFSLLKREKLIIVTDTFINNEPTLVEKQQILQNALKLARLLGMEKPNVAILSSIEQVNPNIPSTIDAAILSKMGERRQFGSAIIEGPLDIDCALSKEAAARKGVDSPVTGNVDIYILPEIDTGYLLAEALVYFGRMQTAGVLLGSLKPVVLNVPFVSQENRVVELALAALIA